TCATCCACCTCAATAAATCTCAGGTGATGCTTCGCGGCGAACGCCTGGACGGGCTCAATTGGGACCACGTCATCGTGCGTACCGTGAATCACCACGCCGTCTTTGGGTGCCCTTGAGATGCCTGAGCTACGCTCGTCGTAGATGGCAGGCGCCAAGAGGATGTAGGTTCTGAATCGCTCGGGATGCCGGTCGTAGAGCAAGGCCGCCACGAGGCCACCAAACGACGACCCCACGACGATGATATCTTCAAGCCCGGCGGTTTCTGCCTCAGCCTTGGCCACTCGCGCCTCAAGGTCAAGGCCCTGGAAGTCCGGCGAGGTCACACCGTAGGTTTTGGAGATGGTTTGGTACTTTGAGCCGTGTGGACCAGATTCGAGGCCGTGAAAAAAGAAAACCTTCAAAAGGCGCCTCCCATAGTCAAAAGGGCACCGTCCCCAAGCCCTTCGTTCAAAGGCTGAACTCCAAAACGCACGCCAGCAAGCTCTTCCGGTGTGTCCCAATTCTCATGGGTGGCCCAGGTGGCGAGGGCCAGTCCCGAGACCATGCCCACAATACCTCCGGTGAACACAAAAGGTGCCGAGGGAGAATCACCCTGGATCAAGACCGGTACGCCCAGCCCCACCAACGACCCGGCGATGCCGGATGCGTCGATAATTAGGCTTCTTCCGCGGCTCATTGGGTAGTGGCGCGTCAAGACGCTGCCGAGGATAAGGCCGGCATCCGAAGCCAGGAGCAGTGATGCCCAGATCGCCTTTTCTGAGGCCGCGAACTCGGTCGCACCGTGAACGAAGAAGGTCAGCAGACCCGCCCAGAGTCCGGTTGAGGTGGCCATCGAGACATCGCCCGAGCTCGGCTGAAGGTTGTTATAGATGAGATAGCCAGTGCCAAGACCTAGAAGCTGCGTTCCCATCATGATGCCGGCCGTCTCTTTTTCGTCGAGGTCGAGCAGCATGCTTCCTGCAAGTCCCTGCCACGCGCCCCAATAGGTGCCGGAATTCATGGCCGATGCCATGCCTGGATAGACGCCCTCTTCACGGTTTACGAGGAGTGAGAAGGTCAAGCCAGCCCCCGCCCCAACCAATAAGGTTGAGATGGTCGAGCGCCCTGAATCGCACTCGATAACGATACACATCTCGATTCCGAGCGCGATCCCGTGCAGGGTTTGGGTCACCACGAGCTCGCCGCGGGCAAGCCCGCTCGGAAACTCATTTCCTCGCCGCCGCCCGGGTTTAGCCTGCTCAACTTCAGGGCCTTCCTCGTAGAAGATATCCAAGACCGCATTGGCCTTCAGCGCGATTGGATCTGCAGGGTAGACGAGAAGAATCATCTCGAGGTCCCGCACCGCTCCATCCGGGTCGCCCGACGCCAGTTTCACAAAGGCTCTGTCGTAAAGCTCCTCGGCTGTGGTGCGCTCCGTTCGACCCTCTACCACAAGGTCCTGAGCAGCACTCAAGCCGGGCACGAGCATCATAGCTAGCAAAAGTGCAAACACCCATCTCATGGCTGAACTCTCCGACGCACAAGGCCAAGGCCCATCATGAGGAGCACGAAGGAGATGCCGGAACCGGTGGTGTTGCAGCCGCCGTCATCACCGCCTCCGCCGCCCGAAGCATTTCCGGGGCCGGGTTCGTCGGTCGTCATCTGGCATTCGCCTTCTTCGCAGCTGTAGCCGTTGATGCAGTCGGCATCGATGGCACACGATGTGGCGCACCCTGACGCCGGGTTACATCCCACGTATGGGGCGCACTCTTGGCCTTCAGGCTGAACACAGGAGCCTGCACCGTCGCAGGTCAGAACTTCGTAGAAGGTGCTTCCAACACAGGTGCTCTCGCCGCAGACCGTTGAGCTGTCGTACTCAGCGCACGCGCCTTCGCCGTCACATGTACCTGTGAATCCGCACGTGTCTTCGGCCTCGCGGCGGCATGCGCCTGAGCCCGAACCGTCAGCCTTGAGTGGTGGTTGCTTTCCGGCAACAACCGGCGCGCAGGTCCCGTCTGGCTCTCCGGTATCTTGGAGCACGCAGCTCTCGCACGGGCTATCGCACGCGGAGTCGCAACACTGGCCGCTCTCAACTCCGCCCACGCACGGGGCGTTGAAACAACGGGCGTTGGACACGCAGAGACCACCCGCAAATCCGCGGGCGCGGGTCCACTTACCGAAGTAGATATCGCGCTGGTTAATGAGCGCGATCGGAGCGCGCACAGGGCGAAGGTCTGCGGCAAGTCTTCGAACCGAGCCAAATTGCCCCGATATGAGGAACGTAGAGCCGTTGTAGGAGATGTCGAAAATATCATAGCCGTTGAACACGTTGGACGCGCTTCCGAGCGCTACGCCTTCGTTGTTTAGACGGATGAGCGAGCCCCCAGCCCCTGCCAAAATCCACTCGAGACCGTTGAATTCCACCGCATAGACGGGGCCCTCAAAGCCGCTCAGGCTGACCGGATCGTCGCGTAGGTTGCCGTTGGAGGCGACCATCACGTAGACGCCGGTTCCCTGCGTGTTGAGGCCGGCGACCATCCACTCCACAGCGTTGCTCTTGGCTGCGTAAAGGGTTTCTACACCTTCAATCTGGACCGGCGCGCCGCCCGAGGTACCGTCTGGGCGAACGCGCTCGTAGGTTCCGTCGTCGCCACCGATAAGCCAGAAGCCGGGGCCCCATGACACGAATCGAATGGTTTTGGAGTCTAGCAGGGTGTTTGGGGTGCCCTTGGGCGTCCCGTCCTGGCCGACCAACTGGGTAAACCCGTTCTCGCCTGCCACGAGGAAGTCCGTTCCGTTGAATGCTGCGGCATATAGCGTGCCGTCTGTTTCCAGGGTTTGGGCATCCGATTTTGGCGCGCCCATGAGGTCAAAGAGTTGGATACGACCTTCGTCACCCACCAGTAGAACACCGTCTGTCGCAATATCACCACCGCGAACCGTGCGTCCTTCAAGGCGCGCGTCGAGCGTACGAAGTTGCGTGAGGTCGGCGCCCACAAATTCTACGAATCCGATTTCGCCGAGCGCAATGCGCCACGATTCGTCCACGAGCCACGCGGCGACTGGCGTTCTGGACGTAGCCAGGTCAACCGCTTGTCCGCTCGGCGCGCCGGTAGCATCGAGGAGTCGAACTTGGCCTTCGCGACCGAGCACGATGCTCTGACCATCGGCAACTTCAATCTTTTGAACAGCCTGGTTAAAGACTTGATTCCACGCGTCAAAGGTCCGCGTAGCTGGGTCCATGATCCCGACTCGGCCATCCGCGGTGCCGACGAGGATCTTTCCGTTCTGGAAGACTGCGTCTGTGACTTCAATACCCGCCTCAATAACTTGGACTCCACCTTGCGGTACGCCAGTTTGGCGCACGAATTCGAACGAATCGCCGCCGAAGACAATCCACCCGCTTGGCGCGCCAGAGCTTGGCGTGCCTGCGGTAGCTACGGCAGAAATGACGCGAGTTTCGAGCACGTCATTGACAGTGCCGGACTCCAACGTGGCGTTTGCGGTTGCGACGCGGTCCTCAGACGCAAAGAGCCATGTCAGCCCGTTAAACGCCGCATCCACCAGGTTCTCACCATCAAGGAGCACGGCTTCCGTCTCGGTCGGCTCACCCTCAGCGTCCAGGACCATGGCGTTTCCGCCTTGCCCACCAATCACCCAGCCGATGTTTGCCTTTCGAATGAAGTTGACCGGCGCGCCCTCAAAGACCATGCGCATATCGCGAAGGCGGTTGACCTCGGTGTCCACGGCTTGGAGGCGTCCGTCGCCGACCAGCACCCAGCGTTGGCCATCAAATGATGCATCGTTGACCGAATTTCCATCGAGCACAAAGCGGCCGGTCAGCACGTCCGGTTCGCCGTCATTGCCGCCCGCCAACTCCACGAGGCCCTCATCACCCGCCAAGAACCAGTTCGGTGAATCCGTCTCCACGACGGCTTGAACCTCCGTCTGAACCTGAGGTTCCGGCTCTTCTTCGGTCTCGATACAAGCCAAAGAACCTAGAGAAATGAGTCCAATTCCAATCCAAAATTTCAGCATTAAATAGCCTCCCGAGTCGTAGTACTCAGACCTCAATACAACCTTATGAATTAAATATCGAGATCATTAGTCGACTTGTAGAAGTTGGCTTGCACCCGAAACATCTGATAGCGTTTTCGACGATATACCCCATGGTGTGCCCGAGGGCGCAAAAGAATCAAAAGGCAAAAGATAATGAATTGGCGAGCAATAATTCTGTTTTTGGGTGTGGCTCTATTCGGCGCCTGCTCGGCGGATAGCGGCAATAACCAACCGCCGGTAGTCGTGCTCAACGTGAGCTCAGAGGTTCAGGTGATCGTGGGTGAGACGCTCTCGATCGAAATTAGCGCCAACGACCCTGAGGGTGGCGCGCTCACCTTTGATTACGAGGCACGC
This Microvenator marinus DNA region includes the following protein-coding sequences:
- a CDS encoding MYXO-CTERM sorting domain-containing protein; the encoded protein is MLKFWIGIGLISLGSLACIETEEEPEPQVQTEVQAVVETDSPNWFLAGDEGLVELAGGNDGEPDVLTGRFVLDGNSVNDASFDGQRWVLVGDGRLQAVDTEVNRLRDMRMVFEGAPVNFIRKANIGWVIGGQGGNAMVLDAEGEPTETEAVLLDGENLVDAAFNGLTWLFASEDRVATANATLESGTVNDVLETRVISAVATAGTPSSGAPSGWIVFGGDSFEFVRQTGVPQGGVQVIEAGIEVTDAVFQNGKILVGTADGRVGIMDPATRTFDAWNQVFNQAVQKIEVADGQSIVLGREGQVRLLDATGAPSGQAVDLATSRTPVAAWLVDESWRIALGEIGFVEFVGADLTQLRTLDARLEGRTVRGGDIATDGVLLVGDEGRIQLFDLMGAPKSDAQTLETDGTLYAAAFNGTDFLVAGENGFTQLVGQDGTPKGTPNTLLDSKTIRFVSWGPGFWLIGGDDGTYERVRPDGTSGGAPVQIEGVETLYAAKSNAVEWMVAGLNTQGTGVYVMVASNGNLRDDPVSLSGFEGPVYAVEFNGLEWILAGAGGSLIRLNNEGVALGSASNVFNGYDIFDISYNGSTFLISGQFGSVRRLAADLRPVRAPIALINQRDIYFGKWTRARGFAGGLCVSNARCFNAPCVGGVESGQCCDSACDSPCESCVLQDTGEPDGTCAPVVAGKQPPLKADGSGSGACRREAEDTCGFTGTCDGEGACAEYDSSTVCGESTCVGSTFYEVLTCDGAGSCVQPEGQECAPYVGCNPASGCATSCAIDADCINGYSCEEGECQMTTDEPGPGNASGGGGGDDGGCNTTGSGISFVLLMMGLGLVRRRVQP
- a CDS encoding alpha/beta fold hydrolase, whose protein sequence is MKVFFFHGLESGPHGSKYQTISKTYGVTSPDFQGLDLEARVAKAEAETAGLEDIIVVGSSFGGLVAALLYDRHPERFRTYILLAPAIYDERSSGISRAPKDGVVIHGTHDDVVPIEPVQAFAAKHHLRFIEVDDEHRLAASHDVIMEALAQANAG